GGTGGTGGgctcccccctcccacctcacCTTCCTGGTACCCTGCTGTGGCTCATCAGGGTCATCAGTTGGTGGTAACGGGTGGCGGTGGTAGGGTGGGGGGCAAAGCTGAAGTCATTAGaaaggtggggctggagagagaTGGGAGTGACCTGCACGACCCTTGACTCTCAGAGCTGAGTGTGAGTCAGAGAAGCGGCCACTGACTTCCCCGTGGGATTCCCAGCCCCTGGGAAGAGCAGGTAGTGGTCACAGCCGGTTTTCTGTGAGGCCCCACTCCTGCTGGGCTTGCCGGCCTCCTCCCTGTAGCTTTCCATCCACATCTCACCCCGGCCAGAAGCTGCCCCAAGGGAGCCGGGTCCAGGGTCTGTGTCTCATCCCTCTCATGCTAACGGCCAGACTCTGGAGGTACCTGTGGAAAAGGCGGGCAGACCCTGGAGGTACCTGTGGAAAATACTTGACCAGCGTCACCGCCAGCTTGATGTaggagaagcagaagagaaactGCAGCCACGTGGTGGCCCTGACCGCGGCCACGATCAGGACGATGAGTGTGAAGAGCCAGGAGAGCACGAGGAAGCTGATGGCCAGCCAGGACACCCGCTGGTTGCCTCGCTGAGGATGagacggggaaggggaaggggtgggtggggtgcaGAGAGCCCAGCACCAACCGCACCTTGTCACTATCAGGGTCTCTGGTTCCATCCTCTTGGACTTGAAGAGCCCGTTTGCTTCTTGTTCCCATGTTGCAGAGCGGGGTCCCTCAGAGCCCACCAGGAGTGAAGGGTGCTGGGGACATGGCCCCCATCACGCTGGAGGCCTGGCACCTCATCTCGGCCCAGGCTCCTTCCACGACCCGAGGGAGCCCGATTGGCTCTGGAATCTCTTTCCCAAAAGCAACCCTCCCTCATCTATCTAACCTTCTCAGCAAAGGGTAAGAAAACCTAGAAGATTCGTGAAGGTGGGGGCCAAGCAGCTCTGGCTGGCCTGGTGTGTGGGAAGAGAACTCCCCAGGGGAAGTGGTGCACCCACAGGGAAGTGAAAGGAAACGGTAGCATCAGCGATGCCCTGAAATACGCACTAACGAACGACGTCCTTCCCTGCTGAGACAGCAGACGGCCCTCCAGCAACACAGCTGGGCCCGGGCTCCTCAGCCCGGCCCCCAGAGCCCCCCAGGacctctcctgctccctcccctgcCACCCTGGCCACCCCCACCTGCTCACGGTCCCTCTCGCTGCTCCCTGGCCTTCACAGTTCTGTCCGCCGGCTGGGGTGCCCCACCTGGCCCTCTTCCCCATCGCCATGGGAACTTCACTCATCCCACGGACCACAACTCAGTGccctctttccccctcctccctggctGAGTCGTGGGGCCCACGAGCTGCCTGTGCTTTCCCTGCCCGCTCAGCTCTCAGCCTGCTGGGTCATCACTGCCTCCCTGTGTGTCCCTCACCCCAGACCTGGGGCGGCCTGAGGACTTGGGCTTACGGGGTGTTCCCTGTGCCCAGCATGGGGTCTGGATAATAGGCCAGCAGATGTGAGTGAACGGACACATTTCCCTTCTGGGGGTTTCCATGTCTCCTGTGAAACGGCAGGTATGGGCAGCACGTGCTGCTGGGTGTTGGCCTGGGCAGCGCAGGCTGCGGCGGGTGCCAGGGTCACTGCTCACCTCGTACAGGAAGCACTGCACCATGATAACCAGGGTGAGGGCGACCGCGTGCAGGCTGAAGAAGACGTCATTACTGTCCACGGGGTTCACGCCATTGGGGTATTTGAGGAGAAACTGCTCCTGTttgggagtggggagaagctggggggtgaggggtggccAGACCACCGGACAGCTCTGACTGGGTTGCGGGGGCGAGCAGGGCCGTACCTTGATGGAGGGCACCCAGAGGAGGCCGATGTTGAACACGCTGTAGGCCACGAAGCCCATCAGGTTCAGGGCCACGAAGTCAAAACTCAGACCCACGACActgaggagggggcggggggatggggagACAAAGCAGGGCAGGGGGTGAGACTGGGGGCCGCcgggggctggaggggacagAGCTCCCAGCACACAGGAAGGAGGGCCTGGCTCCCTCAAGGAGCGCACAGTCCTCAGGTCCCTTTCCATGCCACCCCCAATGCCACCGAACCCCACCCTCCTGGGATTGTCTGGAGGCTTCCTGCAGAGAGGAAGCGCCTCCCTCCCTGGTTCCCAGCTCAGCAGCCCCTCAGAGGCCCACGTTCCTTGGTGGCCTAGGTGTCCTTGGTGCATGAAGCCTGGGCCCTTGTCTTTAAAATCAAGGTGAGCCAGCTTTCGTCTCCGAGGCCGAAGGATCCAACTCCTGCACTGGGGCACAACTTGACACAAATTCCTCCAGGGCTGCGTGGACCAGGAGCACAGCAGATTCAGGTGGGCTCCTCCCACCCAGCCCCTTCTCTGCTTCAACCGAGAAGCCCCATTTTGTTGCTTTCGCAGGGAGGGGCTGAATTGCACAAGAGACCAAACGCCCAGCACTGCAAGTCCTACACAGGTGCTTAGAACTTTCACATCAGACCACTTTTAAGAAAGGACAGGAAGCAAGAAGAGCAGAGGGGTAAGTCAGAACCCAGGCTGCCCACAGCCTCGTTGGAATGCCCGTCCTACCGGCCCCAGGTGAAGCTGCACGTGAAGCTCCGTGGGTTACCTTTTCCGCCTCCAGTTGGTGATCACCTGCGGGTAGAAGGAGACGGACCAGGCCACAAAGTAGATCCAGCCGATCACCTGGTTTATGATGCTGACGACATTGCTGTGGATCACGGAGAAGCGTATCCTCGGGCTGGAGGGAATGTGGGGACCGGGATGAGCTGGGGCTGGACTTCTGGAGGAAACCCCACATGCCAGcaccatcccccttctcatcattTAGGGCCCACATGGGCGGAGGCCAGCCTACCTGGTCTGGTTGGAGTGATTTCCGTGCAGATAAGTGGTAACTTGTCCAACATTTTGAGACGTCACTTGAAAAGAGGAATTTGTCACGCCGGGAGGGACCACAACCTGTTAGGAAAACTGAATCAGGTCCAGCACGCCGTAGTTACTGGGACCCCAGCTCCAGGCCATGCACTAGGGAACGGAGGGACAGGTCACACACAGTCCCTGCCTTCTAGGAGCTTCCTAACAGGAGGGAGAAATGTTGGACTAATCAGCCAGCTGGAACCCTCACACATCAGTGTCAGACTTTCTGAGCAGGAGGGCCCTGCCCTCAGGCCCTCCCCTGGCTTATCTctgagggatggtgggagggcCCTCTTCATCTCACTAGCCATTCGATCTCAGGCAAGTTATTTGAGCTCCGATCTtggtttgcttatctgtaaaaggggataaCACAAGTGTCTACCTTACAGGGTTGCTCTGAACGACATAACGTCCATAAAGCTTACGGCACCACCGAGCCTGACACGCAGCAAGCTGTGAAGTGTTTACCATCACTACTACCCTACGATGACTGCTATTACCTCTACTTCCGTTACTACGGACGGCTCTTCCAGATCCACAGAGGGATGTCTGCCCCACGCCCAGCCTGGCTGCCAAGCGACAAAACAGAAGAGGTGCACACACCAGACGCCTGGCAGGGAGAACATCCTTACCCTCATTTCTGCCCAATTTCATCAAAAGCTCTGCTCCAAGAAACAGTATTTGGAGGCCTACCTGCAACTTCTGACCTCCCAATCATGCTTCCTGATGCTCTCAAATCCCGAGTGTGGCAGGGAGCGGGTTATACCTTCACTGAACCACACTGTACCCCTGCCCCCATCTCTTTGTTCCCTGGATGATGCTTCAGGCCCCGCCTTCCACCCATGTTGTGGGCACCGTGAGGATGCGGCTCACTGGACTGCAGTGGCTTCTTCAGGGGCCCTTGAACACTGTCTTTCTGCTCTTATCCCTAGAAATCAGGGGGCTTTGGCAGGACAATTGAAATGGTGTAAGTGGCTGCTGCAAAGCCTGGGATCCAATTCGTGGCCAATGTCTTGTGAGCTACATCTTCATGACACGTACTACTCTTGGCTCTTTTACTTTCCCATCctcatttgttcttatttttagcaGATTTTCCTGGCAACTGTTGTTTGCATATTTCTAAGTGGCCACCAGGTCCCTTCTAGAACTAGGTAAGAGGAAAATCTTCCAATTGGAAATTAACTGATACAAGGCAGAATGAAATCATAAcaattgcttttaatttttgtattaattaatttttatttttgtctgcgttgggtcttcgttgctgcacgtgggctttctctagttgtgtcgacgGGCTtcacattgtggtggcttctcttgttgcagagcacgggttctaggcgtgcaggctcagtagttgtggcgcatgggcttagttgctctgtggcatgtgggatcttcctggaccagggctcgaacccgtgtcccctgcattggcaggcggattcctaaccactggtccaccagggaagtcctgcttttaatttttttaatcaataaactttatcttttagagcagttttaggtccaCAGCAAAATGTATTGCTATCTTTTTTCTGAGTGCTTTCTTTCTATGTGCCACCTGCAATCCTAGACATTTCATACTTGCTAGtgcttttaatcctcacagccctGTCAAGGAGACATTATTAACCTTCtgtccacagatgaggaaactgagatgtgTCGGGGTGATGTACCTCACCTGTGGCTCACAGGGCAGGCTCCTAGACCGCCTGCCTGACCCCCAAGTTCTACCCAGTGGTTTCCAAAGGCACAGGGAGTAGACAGGAGTAGTTAGAGAAAGGGATGGGTCAGGGAGGCATGAGCCTGGAAGAGTGGGTTGGTGCCCAGATAGGTCATTCTACAAACGGATCTGCCAttaagctaaaaaaaataaaaataaaaaaactgaactagggactttcc
This Balaenoptera acutorostrata chromosome 20, mBalAcu1.1, whole genome shotgun sequence DNA region includes the following protein-coding sequences:
- the CTNS gene encoding cystinosin isoform X2 — its product is MRGGSFHIYRRAISCSPLKSRNMIRRWLVIFILFPLKLIEKCESTVNFSVPPTVKLENGSSTNVSISLPRPLNATLVITFEITFRSKNVTILQLPDEVVVPPGVTNSSFQVTSQNVGQVTTYLHGNHSNQTSPRIRFSVIHSNVVSIINQVIGWIYFVAWSVSFYPQVITNWRRKSVVGLSFDFVALNLMGFVAYSVFNIGLLWVPSIKEQFLLKYPNGVNPVDSNDVFFSLHAVALTLVIMVQCFLYERGNQRVSWLAISFLVLSWLFTLIVLIVAAVRATTWLQFLFCFSYIKLAVTLVKYFPQAYLNFYYKSTEGWSIGNVLLDFTGGSFSLLQMSLQSYNNAPRAPAASGAANLKPKPIPSLLAANRPVDADLWRPDQVWPRHLLHLLRCCLLHPAFLLVQKETRV
- the CTNS gene encoding cystinosin isoform X4 encodes the protein MRGGSFHIYRRAISCSPLKSRNMIRRWLVIFILFPLKLIEKCESTVNFSVPPTVKLENGSSTNVSISLPRPLNATLVITFEITFRSKNVTILQLPDEVVVPPGVTNSSFQVTSQNVGQVTTYLHGNHSNQTSPRIRFSVIHSNVVSIINQVIGWIYFVAWSVSFYPQVITNWRRKSVVGLSFDFVALNLMGFVAYSVFNIGLLWVPSIKEQFLLKYPNGVNPVDSNDVFFSLHAVALTLVIMVQCFLYERGNQRVSWLAISFLVLSWLFTLIVLIVAAVRATTWLQFLFCFSYIKLAVTLVKYFPQAYLNFYYKSTEGWSIGNVLLDFTGGSFSLLQMSLQSYNNDQWTLIFGDPTKFGLGIFSIFFDVVFFIQHFCLYRKKPGYDQLN
- the CTNS gene encoding cystinosin isoform X3, with amino-acid sequence MIRRWLVIFILFPLKLIEKCESTVNFSVPPTVKLENGSSTNVSISLPRPLNATLVITFEITFRSKNVTILQLPDEVVVPPGVTNSSFQVTSQNVGQVTTYLHGNHSNQTSPRIRFSVIHSNVVSIINQVIGWIYFVAWSVSFYPQVITNWRRKSVVGLSFDFVALNLMGFVAYSVFNIGLLWVPSIKEQFLLKYPNGVNPVDSNDVFFSLHAVALTLVIMVQCFLYERGNQRVSWLAISFLVLSWLFTLIVLIVAAVRATTWLQFLFCFSYIKLAVTLVKYFPQAYLNFYYKSTEGWSIGNVLLDFTGGSFSLLQMSLQSYNNDEHPRPPAAPRAPAASGAANLKPKPIPSLLAANRPVDADLWRPDQVWPRHLLHLLRCCLLHPAFLLVQKETRV
- the CTNS gene encoding cystinosin isoform X1 translates to MRGGSFHIYRRAISCSPLKSRNMIRRWLVIFILFPLKLIEKCESTVNFSVPPTVKLENGSSTNVSISLPRPLNATLVITFEITFRSKNVTILQLPDEVVVPPGVTNSSFQVTSQNVGQVTTYLHGNHSNQTSPRIRFSVIHSNVVSIINQVIGWIYFVAWSVSFYPQVITNWRRKSVVGLSFDFVALNLMGFVAYSVFNIGLLWVPSIKEQFLLKYPNGVNPVDSNDVFFSLHAVALTLVIMVQCFLYERGNQRVSWLAISFLVLSWLFTLIVLIVAAVRATTWLQFLFCFSYIKLAVTLVKYFPQAYLNFYYKSTEGWSIGNVLLDFTGGSFSLLQMSLQSYNNDEHPRPPAAPRAPAASGAANLKPKPIPSLLAANRPVDADLWRPDQVWPRHLLHLLRCCLLHPAFLLVQKETRV